From one Agathobaculum sp. NTUH-O15-33 genomic stretch:
- a CDS encoding sugar phosphate isomerase/epimerase family protein: MVYSAAVWAFDWAPPYENAITSIAKTGCKGVELRIRTREELAQYYTDERVSALKAQLAQTGLALTALNVTPQGASSVDKSEREQAVRDFRRAADIAEALGAKLITVAASYPFDVEIIDEHYKPSMQVWEVKLPDNPDFAQNYEDYLDTLHQFAAVCREKGMKLAIENQPTSWARNTDAVLRLLEKLGEDNVGVTYDVANLTMVGELAEIFAYRVNKHIFNVQLADNHGLSNVHWRPGKGKNDFNALMRALADVSYDGPYCLELGDAKGAARNPAAWYEPFGDHDTLVHEHELAIAEMERVCREEGV, from the coding sequence ATGGTCTATTCGGCTGCCGTATGGGCGTTTGACTGGGCGCCCCCTTATGAAAACGCGATCACATCGATCGCAAAAACCGGATGCAAGGGCGTGGAGCTGCGCATTCGCACCCGCGAAGAGCTTGCACAGTATTATACCGACGAACGCGTGAGCGCGCTGAAAGCGCAGCTTGCACAAACCGGACTGGCGCTGACCGCGCTGAACGTAACGCCGCAGGGCGCTTCCAGCGTGGATAAGAGCGAGCGGGAACAGGCTGTCCGCGATTTTCGCCGGGCGGCGGACATTGCCGAAGCGCTCGGCGCCAAGCTCATCACGGTCGCGGCGTCCTATCCGTTCGATGTGGAGATCATCGACGAGCACTACAAGCCCAGCATGCAGGTCTGGGAGGTAAAGCTGCCGGACAATCCCGATTTTGCACAAAACTACGAGGATTATCTCGATACGCTGCATCAGTTCGCCGCCGTCTGCCGCGAAAAGGGCATGAAGCTGGCGATCGAGAACCAGCCCACCTCTTGGGCGCGCAATACGGACGCCGTGCTGCGCCTGCTTGAAAAGCTGGGCGAGGACAATGTGGGCGTGACCTATGATGTGGCCAACCTGACGATGGTGGGCGAGCTGGCTGAAATTTTTGCTTACCGCGTCAACAAACATATTTTCAATGTGCAGCTGGCCGATAACCACGGCCTGAGCAACGTGCACTGGCGGCCGGGCAAGGGCAAGAACGATTTCAACGCTCTCATGCGCGCGCTGGCCGACGTGAGCTACGACGGCCCCTATTGTCTGGAACTGGGCGACGCCAAGGGCGCGGCCCGCAATCCGGCGGCTTGGTATGAGCCGTTCGGCGATCACGACACGCTGGTACATGAGCATGAGCTCGCGATCGCGGAGATGGAGCGCGTGTGTCGGGAGGAAGGTGTATGA
- a CDS encoding N-acyl homoserine lactonase family protein: MNYTIRPLNTGHQYLDKGDYATFRNGHGTILDLPVFAFLIEGGGKKYLVDTGMADTERSVKYHHDGLQEEGRAIDALLAAEGIAPRDIDAILFTHLHWDHCSNLEKFPDAALYASRIEYEFANDPLPFYWASYEYPAATGLTPPFAGRTFTLLDGETEVFEGIRMIPTPGHSPGHMAVSVQTENGVYYLVGDLMFLRDNMRPEPQKGWPITPPGRFCNMIDLWHSIELVMERAEDTDHVLMTHDTYHLGVAQYP; this comes from the coding sequence ATGAATTACACCATCCGTCCGCTGAACACGGGACACCAGTATCTGGATAAGGGCGACTACGCCACCTTCCGGAACGGGCACGGGACCATTCTCGATTTGCCGGTGTTCGCATTCCTGATCGAAGGCGGCGGAAAAAAATATCTGGTCGATACCGGCATGGCGGACACCGAGCGTTCGGTGAAATACCATCATGACGGCTTGCAGGAGGAGGGACGGGCGATCGACGCGCTGCTCGCGGCGGAAGGCATTGCGCCCCGCGACATCGACGCGATCCTGTTCACGCATCTGCACTGGGACCATTGCTCCAATCTGGAGAAGTTCCCGGACGCCGCGCTGTACGCCAGCCGGATCGAATATGAGTTTGCGAACGACCCGCTGCCCTTCTACTGGGCTTCCTACGAATACCCGGCGGCGACCGGGCTGACGCCGCCCTTCGCGGGCCGGACGTTCACGCTGCTGGACGGCGAGACCGAGGTGTTCGAGGGCATCCGCATGATCCCCACGCCGGGGCATTCCCCGGGACACATGGCGGTATCCGTGCAGACGGAAAACGGCGTTTACTATCTGGTGGGCGACCTGATGTTCCTCCGGGACAATATGCGTCCGGAGCCGCAAAAGGGCTGGCCGATCACGCCGCCCGGCCGTTTTTGCAACATGATCGATTTGTGGCACAGCATCGAACTGGTGATGGAGCGCGCGGAGGATACCGACCATGTGCTGATGACGCACGATACCTATCATCTTGGCGTTGCGCAATACCCCTAA
- a CDS encoding zinc-dependent alcohol dehydrogenase yields MKGLVINADRSIEWIDVSEPQLKPGHVILDVAGCGICGSDMHVVRGAESTWRFPILFGHEFAGTIAEMADDVTGFQVGDAVTVETMTYCGKCDMCEQGRFNLCPNAELYGAELPGGFAARVSVDARYLIRVPKGVSALEAAISEPLATVIHGFNRLRQKTFQNVVIFGAGAIGLLAASIAISRSKNVAVVDVVPGRLQTAKEIGATITVDSRTADVEAAVMEMTGGKKVDLCVDCAGISAVREQAFRVISPGAELLFIAMGHDFTEVNFRQLVSRELTAYGCQCHYMSDFEQALEALRDGVVQFDKLVTTYPLSEGRAVFEAVRGGEDKGIKVVLVPEKGV; encoded by the coding sequence ATGAAGGGCCTAGTCATCAACGCGGATCGTTCGATCGAATGGATCGATGTTTCCGAGCCCCAGCTCAAGCCCGGCCACGTAATCTTGGATGTCGCCGGCTGCGGCATCTGCGGATCGGACATGCACGTGGTGCGCGGCGCGGAAAGCACTTGGCGCTTTCCGATCTTGTTCGGCCATGAGTTTGCCGGTACGATCGCCGAAATGGCGGACGACGTGACCGGCTTTCAGGTGGGCGACGCGGTCACGGTGGAGACCATGACCTATTGCGGCAAGTGCGATATGTGCGAGCAGGGCCGCTTTAATCTCTGCCCGAACGCCGAGCTGTACGGCGCGGAGCTGCCGGGCGGCTTTGCCGCAAGGGTTTCGGTGGACGCGCGTTACCTGATCCGCGTGCCTAAGGGCGTTTCCGCGCTGGAGGCCGCGATCTCCGAGCCGCTCGCGACCGTGATTCACGGCTTTAACCGCCTGCGGCAGAAAACGTTCCAAAACGTGGTGATCTTCGGCGCGGGCGCGATCGGCCTGCTGGCCGCGTCCATTGCGATTTCCCGCTCCAAGAACGTCGCCGTGGTGGATGTGGTGCCCGGCCGCCTGCAAACGGCAAAGGAGATCGGCGCGACGATCACGGTCGATTCCCGCACGGCGGACGTCGAGGCGGCGGTGATGGAAATGACCGGCGGCAAAAAGGTCGATCTTTGCGTCGACTGCGCGGGCATTTCGGCGGTGCGCGAACAGGCGTTCCGCGTGATCAGCCCGGGCGCCGAGCTGCTGTTTATCGCCATGGGTCATGATTTTACCGAAGTGAATTTCCGCCAGCTGGTGAGCCGCGAGCTGACCGCGTACGGCTGCCAGTGCCATTACATGTCCGACTTTGAGCAGGCGCTGGAAGCGCTGCGGGACGGCGTGGTGCAGTTTGATAAACTGGTGACGACATATCCGCTTTCGGAGGGCCGCGCGGTGTTCGAGGCTGTGCGCGGCGGCGAGGACAAGGGCATCAAGGTGGTGCTGGTACCCGAGAAAGGGGTGTAG